A single Tamandua tetradactyla isolate mTamTet1 chromosome X, mTamTet1.pri, whole genome shotgun sequence DNA region contains:
- the RPS4X gene encoding small ribosomal subunit protein eS4, X isoform: MARGPKKHLKRVAAPKHWMLDKLTGVFAPRPSTGPHKLRECLPLIIFLRNRLKYALTGDEVKKICMQRFIKIDGKVRTDITYPAGFMDVISIDKTGENFRLIYDTKGRFAVHRITPEEAKYKLCKVRKIFVGTKGIPHLVTHDARTIRYPDPHIKVNDTIQIDLETGKITDFIKFDTGNLCMVTGGANLGRIGVITNRERHPGSFDVVHVKDANGNSFATRLSNIFVIGKGNKPWISLPRGKGIRLTIAEERDKRLAAKQSSG; the protein is encoded by the exons ATG GCTCGTGGTCCAAAGAAGCATTTGAAGCGTGTAGCAGCTCCAAAGCATTGGATGCTGGACAAACTGACGGGTGTGTTT GCTCCTCGTCCATCCACTGGCCCCCATAAACTGAGAGAGTGTCTCCCTCTCATcattttcttaagaaacagaCTTAAGTACGCCCTAACAGGAGATGAAGTAAAGAAAATCTGTATGCAGCGGTTCATAAAAATTGATGGCAAGGTCCGAACTGATATAACTTATCCTGCTGGCTTTATGG ATGTCATCAGCATTGACAAGACAGGAGAGAATTTCCGTCTGATCTATGATACCAAGGGTCGTTTTGCTGTTCATCGTATTACACCTGAGGAGGCCAAG TACAAGTTGTGCAAAGTGAGGAAGATCTTTGTAGGCACAAAAGGAATCCCACATCTGGTAACCCATGATGCTCGTACCATCCGCTACCCTGATCCCCACATCAAGGTGAATGACACCATTCAAATTGATTTGGAGACAGGCAAGATTACCGATTTCATAAAATTTGATACTG GTAACCTGTGTATGGTTACTGGAGGTGCTAATCTGGGAAGAATTGGTGTGATCACCAACAGAGAGAGACATCCTGGTTCTTTTGATGTGGTTCACGTGAAAGATGCCAACGGCAACAGCTTTGCCACCCGGCTTTCCAACATTTTTGTTATTGGCAAA GGCAACAAGCCGTGGATTTCTCTTCCACGAGGAAAAGGTATCCGCCTCACAATTGCTGAAGAGAGAGACAAGAGGCTGGCAGCAAAACAGAGCAGTGGGTGA